TTAAGAGCATTGATGAAGGTAAAGATATGTTAAAAGAAGTAATATCAAATGGAAAAGCTTTTGATAAATTAAAAGAACTTGTAGAATCTCAAGGTGGAGATATAAGTTATATAGAAGACACGTCTAAATTTTCTTCTTCTTCCCATATTGTTGAACTTATTAGTGACGAAGATGGTTATATTAAAGAAATAATTGCTGAAGAAGTAGGAAAATGTGCTTTAGGGATTGGTGCTGGAAGAGAAACAAAAGACAGTAAAATAGATTTATCTGCTGGAATTGTTCTTAATAAAAAAGTAGATGATAAAGTAAGTAAGGGAGATATATTGGCTTATATTCATGGGAATGATTTGGATAAAATAGAGTCTATAGCTTCAAGGCTTAAAGATAGTTTTAAAATTGGAGAAAAGAATAAACAAAATAAAAAGCTAATTTATGGAATTGTTGAGAATAATAATATAATTACCTATTAAAATAAATATATATAATTAATTGCTTAAAAAGGAGATTAGTATAATTAATCTCCTTTTTTTGTAATTAATAATTTGAATAACTTAAATATTTGATGGTTAACATAAAAATAAGTATTGAAAGGAGGTTTAAAATGAAATTAGCTAAAAAATATAATATAATAATAACTTTAATTATCTGCTTAAGTTTAATAGGAACATCTTTATCTAGCTTTGCATTTGCTATAGAAGAAGATGTGCTAAAAGAAGGATTTGATATAGATGCAAAATCAGCAATACTTATAGACTCAAAAACAGGAGAAGTACTTTATGAAAAAAATACACATGAAAAGCTACCACCAGCTAGCATAACAAAAATCATGCTTTTATTATTGACTATGGAAGCTTTAGAAAGTAATAAAATAAAGCTTGATGATAAAGTAGTCGTAAGTTCTAATGCATCTAAAATGGGTGGAAGTCAAGTATTTCTGGAAGAAGGGGAAACTCAGACAGTTGAAGAACTTATAACAGCTATATCTTTAAGATCTGCTAATGATGCTTCAGTTGCATTAGCAGAGCATTTAAGTGGAAGTATAGAATTATTTGTTAAGCAAATGAATGAAAAAGCAAAAAAAATAGGAATGAAAAATACAAATTTTAAAAATACAACAGGATTACCTGATAAAGATCATTATTCTACTGCATATGATATAAGTATAATGTCAAAAGAGTTATTAAAATATCCTAAAATACATGAATGGTTATCTACATGGATGGGTGAAATTAAAGTAGGAAAAAAGAAAGATATCACTCAAAGCTTAGTAAATACTAATAATTTAATTAGATTTTATCAAGGAGCAAATGGAATAAAGACAGGATATACTGGAGAAGCAGGATATTGTTTATCTGCATCAGCAAAAAAAGGAAATCTGACACTAATTTCAGTCGTATTAGGTTCTAGTACAAGTAAAACAAGATTTAACGAAACAAAGAAACTTCTAGACTATGGATTTGCTACTTATGATTCTATAGATATATCTAGAAAAGGAGAAGTAGTAAAAGTATTGCCTGTTTCAAAAGGAAAAGAGAAAGAAGTTAAAGTTATAGTAAAGGATAATTTAAGTATATTAACTAAAAAAGGCGAGAACAAAAAAGTAGAAAAAACTATGGATATTCCTGAATATATTAATGCTCCAATGGTAAAAAACCAAAAAGTTGGAGAATTAATTATAAAGATAGATGGAAAAGAAGTAGGAAGAAGTAATTTAGTTTTAAGTGACAATGTTGAGAAGGCTTCTTTTGTAAATATGCTAAGAGATAATTTTGGAAAGTTGACTGGATATTAGCAATTAAAATAATAATAAAGCTAGATATATAAATTATTTATATATCTAGTTTTTATTTTACCTAAAAACATTGTAATATAAAAATAATGAATTTATTAATTCATATAAACTTTATATTAATATTAAAGTTAGTCTTTAAAATTATAATTAAATATTTTAAATAAAATATAAAAAAATAATAAATTTGATTTGTTTAATATTCTTACAAATTAAGATATAATAAGTATTATATTATTAAAATAACAAAATATATTAAAATGGAGTGAAAATTAGATGTTACAAAGTAATGGTGTAATACAGTGGCTTATAGAATTTCTAACTATCTTACCAGCGATATTAATTGCTATTAGTTTTCATGAATTTGCACATGGATATGCAGCATATCTTCTAGGGGATCCTACTGCAAAAAGCTATGGAAGACTTACACTTGATCCAATGGCTCATCTTGATCCTATAGGATTTTTGTTATTGATAATAGCAAAGTTTGGATGGGCTAAGCCTGTACCTATTGATTCATCTTATTTTAAGCATAGAAAAAGAGACACTATGATTGTTTCTTTTGCTGGACCATTAGCAAATTTTATAGTTGCTGTTATATCAACTATAATACTAGCATTTGGCATTAAATATAGATTTAATAATATAGTAATGGATGTCATAAATGCAATAATAATATATAATCTAGCATTGGGAGTATTTAACCTTTTACCTTTTCCACCTTTAGATGGTTCAAAAATATTAGCAAGTCTTTTACCATATAAGTATGAAAATCTATTTTATCAATATGAAAAAGGATTATATGTTATATTGATAATTTTAGTTATAACTGGTGGAATAAACATTTTTTTATCCAGATGGATAGTGCTTGGGAGCAATGTATTAATGAACTTAGTGCAATTTATAATTAACTTATAACTTATTAAATAGGGGTTAAAATGATGAAATATAAAGTTATATTAGAAGGTTTTGAAGGTCCTTTGGACTTGCTTTATCATCTTATTGAAAAAGAAAAAGTAGATATTTATGATATACCAATTGCTAAAATAACTGATCAATATATTGCTTATATCGAAACTATGCAAGAACTAGATTTAGAAATTACTAGTGAGTTTTTAGTTATGGCTGCAACATTATTAGAAATAAAGTCTAAGATGCTTCTACCGTCTAAAAAAGAAAAAGATGGAGAACAGCTAGAGATGGAAGAAAGTGATCCTAGAGCAGAATTGGTGAAAAGGCTTATAGAATATAAAAAATATAAACAAGCTGCAGAAAAATTAAAAGATAAGGAAGAATTACATAGCAAACTATATTATAAGCCTAAAGAAGAAATAGAATATTTAATAACTGATGATGATTTCACATTAGAAGGGTTAGATTTAAACAAGTTAATAGATTCTTATAAGAGTATTCTAAAAAAATGTATTATTTTAGATAGTCAGATTGATTATAAAGAAATTCAAAGAGATGAAATAACCATAGAAGAAAGTATAGAGAATATTTTAGATATAATAAATTATAGGAAAAAAATTAACTTTGAAGAATTATTTGAAGATAAATTAACGAGATCAAAGATAGTAGTTACTTTTTTAGCCCTGTTAGAGTTAATAAAACAAAAAGTTATAATTATAAAGCAAGAAAATAACTTTGATCAGATTATAATAAAATTAAAAAAACATTGTGAAGAATAGAGGTGAGACTCTATGGATAAAAGAGAAATGAAATCTATAATAGAAGCATTATTGTTTACTTGGGGAGATCCTTTAGCGATACAGGAAATATCAAGTATATTAGAAATATCAAAAACAGAATCTGAAGAAATCATAAAAGAGATGATAGATGAATTTAATTACAATAGAAGGGGTTTACAAATTATTCAGGTAAATAATGCATATCAACTTGCTACAAGAGCTGAGCATTTTGAATGGATAAAAAAATTATGTACACCTAAAGAAAATAAAACTTTGTCTATTGCAGCTTTAGAAACATTATCAATCATTGCATATAGACAACCTATAACTAAAGTTGAGGTAGAAGCTATAAGAGGAGTTAAGTGTGATAAGGCAATATCTACTTTACTAGAGAAAAATCTTATAAAAGAAGTTGGAAGACTTGAGAAAACAGGACGACCTATTTTATATGGAACAACTGACGACTTTTTAAAATGTTTTGGATTATCTAAACTAGATGAACTACCAGAACTAGAAATTCCAAAAGAAGAAATTAATAATATTTCTTAAAATAACACAAATATTTGTGTTATTTTTTTTTATAATGGGAAAAATAGTTTTTTAAAGAGGTTATTATTAGCATATGAGGTGAATAAGCTTGACTCTTACTTTATTGATAGTAATATTGATAATATTATTAATATTATTAATATTTAGTTATGTTGTTATTAATATAGAATCTAATATATATGGAAAAGATTCATATTTAAAAATTAATTTTATGATCTTAAAAGGATTAATAAAATTCAATTATGAAATTCCTTTTTTAGATATAATATGGGGAAGAAATGAACCTATACTAAAACTTAAAAGTTCTATTGAAGAAAAAAGTACAAATAAAAAGATCGATTATCAGAAAGATTATTTAGATTTTAAAGAAATTTTAAAAAAACTTGAGATTATTTCTGATTATAAAAAAATATATATAGATTCAGTAGAATACATATTAAAAAAAATTAGAATAAAAAGGATAAATTGGAACACTGAAATAGGAGTTAGTGATGCTGCAATAACATCAATTTTATATGGAATTATTAATATCATAAAAGTTTTTATAATCCAAATATTTTTTGGAGATAAAGAAGTAGAAGAATTATATGTGAATATAATTCCGGACTTTGGTAAGACTATTTTTAAAGCAGATTTTGACTGTATAATTAAAATAAAATTAGTTGATATTATTATTGGGGGATATAAAGCACTAAAAGTCAAAATAAAAGGTGGTGTAACAAATGAGTGAACATCCTATTGAAGGATTAATGAAAACGACTATGGAAAGTATAAAAGAAATGGTAGATGTTAATACAATTGTAGGTGATCCAGTAGAAACACTTGATGGTCAGGTTATAATACCTATATCTAAAGTTTGCTTTGGATTTGTTTCAGGTGGTGGAGAATATAGCATACAAAACAAAAGTAAACATAGACTTGACAAAGACGATGCTTGCAACACAGAAAAAGTACCATTTGCAGGAGGAGCAGGAGCAGGTGTTACTGTACAACCAGTAGCTTTCATGATAGTTGGAAATGGACAAATGAAACTATCACCTGTTGATCAAGGCTCAGCTATATTAAATAGTTTGTTAGATTTTATTCCTAAGGTTACAAATAGTATGCAACAAAAAAAGAAAAAGACTACTAACAGTTGTGAAGACAATATTGAATAAGATATCAAAGTAAAGAGCAGATTTTCTGCTCTTTTTCTGTTATAAAAAATAAGACTATAGGACAAAATAAAAAGTACAGATATTCATAATGTTGAATTAAAATCATGTTGGAGTGATTAATTTGAAAATAAAAAGATATTTATATATAACAATTTTGTTTACACTTATATTAACTACTTCGGTCTATGGAGAAGTAGATAAATTGCCTATATCTGCTTCAAGTGCTATTTTAATAGATAGTGCTACGGGTAGAGTTTTATATTCTTTAAACTCAAATAAAAAACTTCCTATGGCTAGTACAACTAAGATAATGACAACATTGGTAGCAATAGAAAAAGGGGATCTAGATAAAAAAGTTAAGATAAAGAAAGAATGGACTGGAATTGAGGGATCTAGCATATATCTTGTTGAAAATGAAAAAATTACTTTAAGAGATTTACTTTATGGACTTATGCTTAGATCAGGAAACGATGCTGCAATTGCTATAGCAAATCATATTTCTGGATCTGTAGAAAAATTTTCTAATGAAATGAATAAAAAAGCAAAAAAAATAGGATTAAATAATACTAATTTTGAAAATCCTCATGGATTACATGATGAAAATCATTATACAACAGCTTATGACTTATCAATGATAACAAGAGAAGCTATGAAATTAAAGGAATTTAGAGAAATATCATCTGCTAAAAAGTGGACAGCAGATAGAGAACAAAATAAGCTTTTTTATAATAAAAATGATACATTATCAGAATATAAAGGTGGAGACGGTGGAAAAACAGGTTTTACTAGAGCAGCAGGGAGATGTCTGGTAACGAGTGCTACTAGAAATGGAGTACAATTAATAGCAGTTGTACTTAATGATTCAAATTGGTTTAATGATTGCTATACACTAATGGATTATGGATTTGATAACTATAAACCTTATATAATTCATAGTAAAAAACAATTTATAAAAAATGTATCTCTTATAGGTGGTAACAAAGACAAAATTCCAGTTTTTACAGAAAAGGAGTTATTAGTTCCTTTAAAGGAAGAAGAAGTAGATAAGGTAAAAGCTGTAGTTAAAGTTCCAGATAGTGTTAAAACGCCTATAAAAAAAGGAGATGTAGTAGGTACTTTACAGATATTTTTAGAAGGAGAGCTTATATCTACAAGTAATTTGATATCTCAAGATACAATAGATGAAAAGGGAAAAAGTAATAAAGTTAAAGACTTTATTTCAAATATATTTGAATAGAGATTTTATAAAGTTGACATGGGTTTAATTTATGTCAGCTTTATTTTTTTGTAACAAAAAAATTGTAAATAAATATTCTATAAGTATAGCCTATTTTTAGACGAAAGGAGGAAGGAAATGAAATATAGACTTGAATGTGTAGATGCAGGAAGTGAATATTGTCCTTGCTACTTAGCTGAAACAAATAATTGTATTACTTGCTCTCATTTGCAAGGAAAGCAATTTTGTGACTGTGAATGGAGAGGTACATGTATATATCAAGAATATGTAAATAATGGGTATCAAAAGACCTATCAAAGAGAAGATATACCTGTACAAGTAGAGAAGAGAGAAAGTATAGGGTCAAATTGTATGATGTTAAAAATAAAAGTTAGTAAAACACTTGCTAGACAATTAAAAGAGCCAGGAGCATATGTCTTTTTAAGAGGTACAGACTTACCACACTATTTTGACGTTCCAATGTCTATAATGGAAGCAGATGACTCTAATGGATATATATATATAAGCTATCAAACTCTTGGTGCTAAAACAAAAAAATTAGATGAAGATAGAAGTGAGTTTTTATTAAGGGGACCTTATTGGAATGGGCTATATGGACTTAAAAGTTTGAAAAAAGTTTCAGAGGATAACTGTTTGGTTATAGCTAGAGGAATTGCACAAGCACCAGCTATTTTAGTTATAAAGAAACTTATTAAGAATAGAAACAAAGTAATTTTTGTAGTAGATAAAGGCGTAGTAGGTGAGATATTTATAGAAGACCTAATAGATGGACTAGATATAAGAATTATAGAAGAAGACGTACAAAGTGAAAATGGCAAGTTTCTAATAAAGAATATCTTAAGAAATGAGGATATTGGACTAGTTTATAGTGGCGGATCAGATGTACTTCATGCATCTGTAATAAATATGATAGATCAAGTAGGCGTAAATCCTAATATTGTAATAACAAATAATAATGAAATATGTTGTGGAGAAGGCATATGTGGGGGATGTACTATAAGATTATCTAATGGCGTAAGAGCTAAAACTTGTAAGACACAGTTAGAAGCTAGAAAAGTTATTGAAAGGAGGGTTTTTGATGACTAAAGTTGTGATAATAGGCGGGGGATGGGCTGGATGTGCAGCAGCGATATCTGCAAAAAAAGCAGGCGCAGAGGTCACTTTAATAGAGAGAACTGATTTATTAATTGGTTTAGGAAATGTTGGAGGAATAATGAGAAATAATGGTAGATATACTGCTACCGAGGAGAATATAGCTCTGGGAGCTCCTGAACTATTTGATGTAACAGATAGCTGTGCTAGACATAAGAATATTGAGTTTCCTGGACATAAGCATGCTACTTTATATGATGTTACACAAGTTGAACCTACAGTTAGAAGACTATTAAAAGACAAAGGGATAAATATATTATTTGAAAGTAGAGCAATTGATATTATAAAGGAAGATAAAAAAATAAAAGGAATTGTATTATCTGATAAGAGTGTAATTTATGGAGATGTATTTATAGAAACTACAGGATCAACAGGACCTATGGGAAATTGTTTAAAGTATGGAAACGGATGTTCAATGTGTATTTTAAGATGTCCTTCTTTTGGACCTAGAATAAGTATTAGTAAGCGTGCAGGAGTTGAAGATATATTAGGAAAAAGAGGCGACGAATCTTATGGAGCTTTTAGTGGATCATGTAAATTAAATAAAGACTCTCTAAGTGCGGAAATAGTTGAAAAACTAAATAAAGAGGGAGTAGCAGTATTACGAATACCAGAAGAAGATATAAACTTAGGAAAACTAGATATAAAAGTATGTCAGCAATATGCCTTAAAGGAGTTTGCTGAAAATATAGTTTTATTAGATACAGGGCATGCTAAGCTTATGGCACCATTCTATCCCTTAGAGAAGCTTAGAAAAATAAAGGGACTAGAAAATGCTAGATATGAGGATCCTTATGCAGGAGGAAAAGCAAACTCAGTTAGATATCTTTCAATAGCTCCAAGAAACAATTCAATGAAAGTTAGAGGAGTTGACAACTTATTATGTGCGGGTGAAAAGTCTGGATTATTTGTAGGGCATACAGAAGCAATTGCAACTGGAACGTTAGCAGGACATAATAGTGTACGATTAAGCTTGGGAGTGCCTTTATTAGAATTACCTAGAAATTTAGCAATTGGTGATATAATAGCTTTTGCAAATGAACAAATTATAACGGAAGAAGGGCTTAAGAAAAGATATACATTTGCAGGCTCTGAGTTCTTTCAAAGAATGAAATCAACAGGATTATATATAACTGATAAAGAAGAAATAAAGAGAAAAATATCAAGAGTAAATTTACTAGGAATTTATAATGAAAAACTTATATAGTTAAAAAAATGTATATTTGTAAAAACAGATGCTAAGCTATATAATTAAGAAAGGATAATTAAACAAAGGAAGGATTAGAATGAGACTACAAAAGTTTATGGCTCAATGCGGGGTAGCGTCTAGAAGAAAATCTGAAGAATTGATATTGCAAGGAAAAGTTAAAGTAAATGGTATAGTAATAAATGAATTAGGTTTTAAAATAGATCCAATAAATGATAATGTAATGGTGAACAATAGAAAAATAGAGATAGAAAAAAATAAAGTATACATTGCTCTTAATAAACCAACAGGATATGTTACAACTTTATCAGATGAATTAGGAAGAAAAAAAGTTATAGATTTAGTTAAAAATATAAATGAAAGAATCTACCCTATTGGTAGACTTGACTATGATACATCAGGTCTTCTCCTTCTAACTAACGATGGAGAACTAGCATATAAGCTTACACACCCTAAACATGAAATAACCAAAAGATATGTAGCTGATATTAAAGGAATACCAACTAGAGAAGAATTAAGAAAATTTAAAAGTGGACTGAACATAGACGGATATATTACCGCTGAAGCTAATATAAAAATATTAAATTCAAATAAAGATAGTAGTACAGTAGAAATAGAAATACATGAAGGTAGGAACAGACAAGTAAGAAAAATGTGTGATAAAATAGGCCATCCAGTTATAACTTTGAAAAGAGTATCAATAGGATCAATAAAACTTAAAGACTTAAGGTTAGGTAAATGGAGATTTCTAACTGAACAAGAAATAGAATACTTAAAAGAAATAAAATAAATCATTGTAATATTACAATGATTTATTTTTTATATTCATTCAAAAATAATCATAACTCTATTATAATAAAGGTAATACTATTATAGTAATTTCAATAAGTTTTACTAGGAGGATATATTATATGATAACAATAAAAAAATTAAGCACTGAGGAAGAAAAAGAAAATTTGAATTTGATGTTAAAACACTATGATATGAAAGAAGATATAAATAAGAATGATATTATACATATAATGCTGGATAATGGAGAAATCATTGGAGCTACTAAAATATCATCTTATAATTCTATAGAAGAATTAATATATATTATAATAAGAGAAGATAAAAGAGGAGAAGATTTAGGTGATGGTCTTTTAAGAGGTGCATTTAATTATTGTTTAAATAAAGGGATTAAGAATATTTATTATTTTAATGAAAGTAAATATCTATTAAAAAAAGGATTTGTAGAAGCCAAAAAAACTTTAGATATGAAAAACCATATTCCAAAAGATAGTTTTCTCGTATGTAACATAGAAAATTTATTTAGTAAGAGTTGTAGAAGTAAAAGGAGTGAATAAGTTGTATAAATACTTTGTAAATGCTATTGATATAGTTAATAATATAATGAAAAAAAGAGTGGTAGAAGGATCTACTGTGGTAGATGCTACAATAGGAAATGGACATGATACAAATTTATTGGCTTCATTAGTTGGGAACGAAGGCAAAGTATATGGATTTGATATACAAGAAGATGCTATTAATAGTACTAGAATTAAATTAGAAAAAAATAATTTAGACAATCGAGTAAGATTAATTAAGGACAGTCACGAATATATACAAAAATATATTAATGAAAAAGTAGATTTTATAATCTTTAATCTTGGATATCTTCCAGGAGGACATCATAGTATAACTACTAAATCTGATTCTACTATTAAGGCTGTGGAAAAGAGCTTAGAATTATTAAATAATAACGGAATTTTATTAATTGTAGTATATCCTGGTCATAGTAGTGGAAAAATTGAAAAAGAAAAAATAGATGATTATTTGAAATTATTAAACCAAAAGGAATTTACAGTATTAAAGTTTGATTTTATAAATCAAATAAATCATCCACCTATTTTATATGGAATAGAGAAAAAATCTAATTAGATTAGTAATTATTAAATATTAACACTTGTGATGAAGATATACGCTATTACATCTATCACTATAATATGAAATAATTTTTACTTTAGAGTTATCAGCAATCGCTTTTCCACATTTTAAACATATATAATTAGATTTTTTTAAAAAAGATTCAGAGGATTTAGTTTGTAAATTACCGTACTTTTGCCAGCTTTTCCATCCAGCTTTACATAGATTACTTCTATTTTCATAGTCAGCATAAACCCATTTTAAAATTCTATGAAAATGGAAAGGATATTTAGTATATCTGATAAATGTTTCAAAAAGTCCAAGAGAAATGCTATATTCTTCAAAAGATTTCTCTATTTTAGACTGCAATGGTTCAACTATTTTTACACTTTCAAAATTATAGTTTTTATCTAATAACCATTTTCTAGCTTTATCAAACATATAACCTCTACATATGTAAATAGGTTCATTTTTATCAGCTTTAAGTTTATAAAGTAACTTTTTAATAATATCTACAACATAATCAAGATAT
The nucleotide sequence above comes from Gottschalkia purinilytica. Encoded proteins:
- a CDS encoding D-alanyl-D-alanine carboxypeptidase family protein, which codes for MKLAKKYNIIITLIICLSLIGTSLSSFAFAIEEDVLKEGFDIDAKSAILIDSKTGEVLYEKNTHEKLPPASITKIMLLLLTMEALESNKIKLDDKVVVSSNASKMGGSQVFLEEGETQTVEELITAISLRSANDASVALAEHLSGSIELFVKQMNEKAKKIGMKNTNFKNTTGLPDKDHYSTAYDISIMSKELLKYPKIHEWLSTWMGEIKVGKKKDITQSLVNTNNLIRFYQGANGIKTGYTGEAGYCLSASAKKGNLTLISVVLGSSTSKTRFNETKKLLDYGFATYDSIDISRKGEVVKVLPVSKGKEKEVKVIVKDNLSILTKKGENKKVEKTMDIPEYINAPMVKNQKVGELIIKIDGKEVGRSNLVLSDNVEKASFVNMLRDNFGKLTGY
- a CDS encoding site-2 protease family protein, whose translation is MLQSNGVIQWLIEFLTILPAILIAISFHEFAHGYAAYLLGDPTAKSYGRLTLDPMAHLDPIGFLLLIIAKFGWAKPVPIDSSYFKHRKRDTMIVSFAGPLANFIVAVISTIILAFGIKYRFNNIVMDVINAIIIYNLALGVFNLLPFPPLDGSKILASLLPYKYENLFYQYEKGLYVILIILVITGGINIFLSRWIVLGSNVLMNLVQFIINL
- a CDS encoding segregation and condensation protein A, giving the protein MKYKVILEGFEGPLDLLYHLIEKEKVDIYDIPIAKITDQYIAYIETMQELDLEITSEFLVMAATLLEIKSKMLLPSKKEKDGEQLEMEESDPRAELVKRLIEYKKYKQAAEKLKDKEELHSKLYYKPKEEIEYLITDDDFTLEGLDLNKLIDSYKSILKKCIILDSQIDYKEIQRDEITIEESIENILDIINYRKKINFEELFEDKLTRSKIVVTFLALLELIKQKVIIIKQENNFDQIIIKLKKHCEE
- the scpB gene encoding SMC-Scp complex subunit ScpB, whose translation is MDKREMKSIIEALLFTWGDPLAIQEISSILEISKTESEEIIKEMIDEFNYNRRGLQIIQVNNAYQLATRAEHFEWIKKLCTPKENKTLSIAALETLSIIAYRQPITKVEVEAIRGVKCDKAISTLLEKNLIKEVGRLEKTGRPILYGTTDDFLKCFGLSKLDELPELEIPKEEINNIS
- a CDS encoding DUF2953 domain-containing protein, translating into MTLTLLIVILIILLILLIFSYVVINIESNIYGKDSYLKINFMILKGLIKFNYEIPFLDIIWGRNEPILKLKSSIEEKSTNKKIDYQKDYLDFKEILKKLEIISDYKKIYIDSVEYILKKIRIKRINWNTEIGVSDAAITSILYGIINIIKVFIIQIFFGDKEVEELYVNIIPDFGKTIFKADFDCIIKIKLVDIIIGGYKALKVKIKGGVTNE
- the ytfJ gene encoding GerW family sporulation protein, with the translated sequence MSEHPIEGLMKTTMESIKEMVDVNTIVGDPVETLDGQVIIPISKVCFGFVSGGGEYSIQNKSKHRLDKDDACNTEKVPFAGGAGAGVTVQPVAFMIVGNGQMKLSPVDQGSAILNSLLDFIPKVTNSMQQKKKKTTNSCEDNIE
- a CDS encoding D-alanyl-D-alanine carboxypeptidase family protein, which encodes MKIKRYLYITILFTLILTTSVYGEVDKLPISASSAILIDSATGRVLYSLNSNKKLPMASTTKIMTTLVAIEKGDLDKKVKIKKEWTGIEGSSIYLVENEKITLRDLLYGLMLRSGNDAAIAIANHISGSVEKFSNEMNKKAKKIGLNNTNFENPHGLHDENHYTTAYDLSMITREAMKLKEFREISSAKKWTADREQNKLFYNKNDTLSEYKGGDGGKTGFTRAAGRCLVTSATRNGVQLIAVVLNDSNWFNDCYTLMDYGFDNYKPYIIHSKKQFIKNVSLIGGNKDKIPVFTEKELLVPLKEEEVDKVKAVVKVPDSVKTPIKKGDVVGTLQIFLEGELISTSNLISQDTIDEKGKSNKVKDFISNIFE
- a CDS encoding sulfide/dihydroorotate dehydrogenase-like FAD/NAD-binding protein, producing the protein MKYRLECVDAGSEYCPCYLAETNNCITCSHLQGKQFCDCEWRGTCIYQEYVNNGYQKTYQREDIPVQVEKRESIGSNCMMLKIKVSKTLARQLKEPGAYVFLRGTDLPHYFDVPMSIMEADDSNGYIYISYQTLGAKTKKLDEDRSEFLLRGPYWNGLYGLKSLKKVSEDNCLVIARGIAQAPAILVIKKLIKNRNKVIFVVDKGVVGEIFIEDLIDGLDIRIIEEDVQSENGKFLIKNILRNEDIGLVYSGGSDVLHASVINMIDQVGVNPNIVITNNNEICCGEGICGGCTIRLSNGVRAKTCKTQLEARKVIERRVFDD
- a CDS encoding FAD-dependent oxidoreductase is translated as MTKVVIIGGGWAGCAAAISAKKAGAEVTLIERTDLLIGLGNVGGIMRNNGRYTATEENIALGAPELFDVTDSCARHKNIEFPGHKHATLYDVTQVEPTVRRLLKDKGINILFESRAIDIIKEDKKIKGIVLSDKSVIYGDVFIETTGSTGPMGNCLKYGNGCSMCILRCPSFGPRISISKRAGVEDILGKRGDESYGAFSGSCKLNKDSLSAEIVEKLNKEGVAVLRIPEEDINLGKLDIKVCQQYALKEFAENIVLLDTGHAKLMAPFYPLEKLRKIKGLENARYEDPYAGGKANSVRYLSIAPRNNSMKVRGVDNLLCAGEKSGLFVGHTEAIATGTLAGHNSVRLSLGVPLLELPRNLAIGDIIAFANEQIITEEGLKKRYTFAGSEFFQRMKSTGLYITDKEEIKRKISRVNLLGIYNEKLI
- a CDS encoding pseudouridine synthase, translating into MRLQKFMAQCGVASRRKSEELILQGKVKVNGIVINELGFKIDPINDNVMVNNRKIEIEKNKVYIALNKPTGYVTTLSDELGRKKVIDLVKNINERIYPIGRLDYDTSGLLLLTNDGELAYKLTHPKHEITKRYVADIKGIPTREELRKFKSGLNIDGYITAEANIKILNSNKDSSTVEIEIHEGRNRQVRKMCDKIGHPVITLKRVSIGSIKLKDLRLGKWRFLTEQEIEYLKEIK
- a CDS encoding GNAT family N-acetyltransferase, whose amino-acid sequence is MITIKKLSTEEEKENLNLMLKHYDMKEDINKNDIIHIMLDNGEIIGATKISSYNSIEELIYIIIREDKRGEDLGDGLLRGAFNYCLNKGIKNIYYFNESKYLLKKGFVEAKKTLDMKNHIPKDSFLVCNIENLFSKSCRSKRSE
- a CDS encoding tRNA (mnm(5)s(2)U34)-methyltransferase, with the protein product MNKLYKYFVNAIDIVNNIMKKRVVEGSTVVDATIGNGHDTNLLASLVGNEGKVYGFDIQEDAINSTRIKLEKNNLDNRVRLIKDSHEYIQKYINEKVDFIIFNLGYLPGGHHSITTKSDSTIKAVEKSLELLNNNGILLIVVYPGHSSGKIEKEKIDDYLKLLNQKEFTVLKFDFINQINHPPILYGIEKKSN